Proteins encoded in a region of the Candidatus Limnocylindria bacterium genome:
- a CDS encoding EAL domain-containing protein, translating into MSQTADRSSQRDQDVPQRGGAVTPRRLLGALREVTLAAMHAHTPTEVAFVAATQVCQLLESDEAVVRWWNSERASLELLADTRADRTGRAGDLSTGEGAVGLAFSTSAPVIVEDYARWEHRVSSSIAVGSGVAVPLVLHDAPVGALAIYSRESRGYKETDVQLLALFADQVAPVFEAALMRIASQRATERADASDRQLRDMLDAALDAHVVMDAEGRITRWNAQAEAMFGWRHDEIVGKVLADTLVPPQFRDAHRKGLAHYLKTGDGPMLRRRVELQALRKNGLAFPVELTVAPIGTTEGPAFSAFLRDISERHQVEQQLRRLAMHDALTGLPNRLLLYDRAEQAFAGAKRTKSSVALLLMDLDGFKDINDAYGHHVGDILLQEVSVRLRDGLRGSDTVARLGGDEFAILLPDTDLEGAFAAAKTLRASLDAPLTIESVRMPVDSSVGISLFPTHGDDPLTLLRRADIAMYAAKRHGTGVALYEEGSDLEGAARLGLASDLREALDRGVLHLHYQPVVDLTTNRVCMMEALARWNHPRLGLISPTEFIPLAERSGVMPQLSSWALRTALEKALGWQARGIAIAVNMAVSDLSDTNFPDRVRAAVEEAGLPPGVLHLEVTESGVMSEPERILTCLERLRDIGVQLAIDDFGTGSSSLAYLHRLPIQACKIDRSFVRRLTTEASSVAIVRATIELAHALELRVIAEGVEDAATLEVLQDMGCDLAQGYFISEPIPDDQTEAWLASSSWVGARA; encoded by the coding sequence CGCGAGGTCACGCTCGCGGCGATGCACGCCCACACGCCGACCGAGGTCGCGTTCGTTGCGGCGACGCAGGTCTGTCAGCTGCTCGAAAGCGACGAGGCCGTAGTGCGGTGGTGGAACTCCGAGCGCGCGAGTCTCGAGCTGCTCGCCGACACGCGCGCCGACCGCACCGGACGCGCGGGCGACCTCTCGACGGGCGAAGGCGCGGTCGGGCTCGCGTTCTCGACGTCCGCGCCGGTGATCGTCGAGGACTACGCACGCTGGGAACATCGCGTGTCGTCGTCTATCGCCGTGGGCAGCGGGGTGGCGGTGCCCCTCGTGCTGCACGACGCGCCGGTGGGAGCGCTCGCGATCTACTCGCGCGAGTCGCGCGGCTACAAGGAGACCGACGTCCAGCTGCTCGCGCTCTTCGCGGACCAGGTCGCTCCGGTGTTCGAGGCCGCGCTCATGCGCATCGCCTCGCAGCGCGCGACGGAACGCGCGGACGCGTCCGACCGCCAGCTGCGCGACATGCTCGACGCGGCCCTCGACGCGCACGTCGTGATGGACGCCGAGGGACGCATCACGCGATGGAACGCGCAGGCCGAAGCGATGTTCGGATGGCGCCACGACGAGATCGTCGGCAAGGTCCTGGCGGACACACTCGTTCCGCCGCAGTTCCGTGACGCGCACCGCAAGGGACTGGCCCATTATCTGAAGACCGGCGATGGCCCCATGCTGCGTCGGCGTGTGGAGCTCCAGGCGCTCAGAAAGAACGGCCTGGCGTTCCCGGTCGAGCTGACCGTCGCGCCGATCGGCACGACCGAGGGGCCGGCGTTCAGCGCATTCCTCCGCGACATCAGCGAGCGCCATCAGGTCGAACAGCAGCTCAGGCGTCTCGCGATGCACGACGCGCTCACTGGCCTACCGAACCGCCTTCTCCTTTATGACCGCGCCGAGCAGGCCTTCGCGGGGGCGAAACGCACGAAGTCGTCCGTGGCGCTGCTCCTGATGGACCTCGACGGCTTCAAAGACATCAACGACGCGTACGGCCATCACGTCGGCGACATCCTCCTGCAGGAGGTGTCGGTACGCCTGCGCGACGGACTGCGCGGGTCCGACACCGTGGCGCGGCTCGGTGGCGACGAGTTCGCGATCCTGTTGCCAGACACCGACCTGGAAGGCGCGTTCGCCGCGGCAAAGACGCTGCGTGCGTCGCTCGATGCGCCGCTCACCATCGAGAGCGTGCGGATGCCGGTCGATTCAAGTGTGGGGATCTCGCTGTTTCCAACGCACGGCGATGACCCTCTGACGCTGCTGCGACGCGCGGACATCGCGATGTACGCCGCGAAGCGACATGGCACCGGCGTCGCGCTTTACGAAGAGGGCAGCGACCTCGAGGGCGCGGCCAGGCTCGGCCTCGCGTCGGATCTCCGCGAGGCGCTCGATCGCGGCGTTCTTCATCTCCACTACCAGCCGGTGGTCGATCTCACGACGAACCGCGTCTGCATGATGGAGGCGCTCGCTCGCTGGAATCATCCGAGGCTCGGACTCATATCGCCGACCGAGTTCATCCCGCTCGCGGAGCGCTCCGGCGTGATGCCGCAGCTCTCGTCGTGGGCGCTGAGGACCGCGCTCGAGAAGGCGCTCGGTTGGCAGGCGCGCGGGATCGCGATCGCCGTGAACATGGCCGTCTCCGATCTCTCGGATACCAACTTTCCCGACCGCGTACGCGCGGCCGTGGAGGAGGCGGGGCTGCCGCCGGGGGTGCTGCACCTCGAGGTGACAGAGAGCGGCGTGATGAGCGAGCCCGAGCGGATCCTCACCTGCCTCGAGCGCCTGCGCGATATCGGCGTGCAGCTGGCGATCGACGACTTCGGGACCGGCTCGTCCTCGCTCGCGTACCTCCACCGGCTCCCGATCCAGGCGTGCAAGATCGACCGTTCGTTCGTCCGCAGACTGACGACCGAGGCGTCCAGCGTCGCGATCGTGCGCGCCACGATCGAGCTCGCGCACGCGCTCGAGCTCCGCGTGATCGCGGAGGGCGTCGAGGACGCCGCGACCCTCGAGGTCCTCCAGGACATGGGGTGCGATCTCGCGCAGGGTTACTTCATCTCCGAGCCGATCCCCGACGACCAGACCGAGGCCTGGCTGGCGAGTTCATCCTGGGTGGGCGCCCGCGCGTAG